One Aliiroseovarius sediminilitoris DNA window includes the following coding sequences:
- a CDS encoding HK97 family phage prohead protease, which translates to MSDFQPDLGLEHKFVKLGDTSEVDEGILIEGYASFFDQCDTGGDIVAPGAYGKSLRALKKADRGVKMLWQHDPAQPIGVWDEVREDARGLYVKGRILTDVAKGREAAALIEAGAIDGLSIGYRTKRATKNDKGQRLLTELELWEVSLVTFPMLPTARVGAKGDTPDADDTTLRELAASIIEARHMLARHR; encoded by the coding sequence ATGAGTGATTTTCAGCCCGATCTGGGGCTTGAGCATAAATTCGTCAAGCTGGGCGACACGTCTGAAGTGGATGAAGGCATTCTGATTGAGGGCTACGCCAGCTTTTTTGATCAGTGCGACACGGGTGGCGATATTGTTGCCCCCGGCGCCTATGGCAAATCCCTGCGCGCACTGAAAAAAGCAGATCGCGGCGTGAAGATGCTGTGGCAGCACGACCCGGCCCAGCCCATCGGCGTCTGGGACGAGGTGCGCGAGGACGCCCGTGGGCTTTACGTCAAGGGGCGCATTCTGACCGACGTCGCCAAGGGGCGCGAAGCCGCGGCGCTGATCGAAGCAGGCGCGATTGACGGGTTGTCGATCGGCTATCGCACCAAGCGGGCAACAAAGAACGACAAGGGCCAACGGCTTTTGACCGAGTTGGAGCTGTGGGAGGTGTCGCTTGTCACGTTCCCGATGCTTCCGACGGCGCGGGTGGGGGCAAAGGGCGACACACCTGATGCTGACGATACCACTTTGCGTGAACTGGCAGCTTCGATCATCGAGGCCCGCCACATGCTGGCCCGACACCGCTGA